A portion of the Streptomyces platensis genome contains these proteins:
- a CDS encoding glycosyltransferase family 2 protein — MPQQQPPAVSVIMPVLNEERHLRNSVRHILEQEYAGEMEVVIALGPSTDRTDEIAAELVAEDARVHTVPNPTGRTPAALNAAIKASRHPIVVRVDGHGMLSPNYIATAVRLLEETGAANVGGIMHAEGENAWEDAVAAAMTSKIGVGNAAFHTGGQAGPAETVYLGVFRREALEQQGGYNEEFIRAQDWELNFRIREAGGAIWFSPELKVQYRPRPSVKALAKQYKDYGKWRHVVARYHAGSINLRYLAPPTAVCAIAAGLVIGAAVTPWGLVVPAGYLAAITAGSVPAGKGLSLKARVQIPVALATMHLAWGAGFLTSPRSLAKRVIASRRPAVMTPAAEAE; from the coding sequence ATGCCGCAGCAGCAGCCCCCGGCCGTCTCCGTGATCATGCCGGTGCTCAATGAGGAACGTCACCTGCGCAATTCGGTCCGGCACATCCTGGAGCAGGAGTACGCCGGTGAGATGGAGGTGGTGATCGCCCTCGGCCCGTCCACGGACCGTACGGACGAGATCGCCGCCGAGCTCGTCGCCGAGGACGCCCGGGTGCACACGGTGCCCAACCCCACCGGCCGCACGCCCGCCGCGCTGAACGCCGCGATCAAGGCCTCCCGGCACCCGATCGTGGTGCGCGTCGACGGCCACGGCATGCTCTCGCCGAATTACATCGCCACCGCCGTGCGCCTCCTGGAGGAGACCGGCGCCGCGAACGTCGGCGGCATCATGCACGCCGAGGGTGAGAACGCCTGGGAGGACGCGGTCGCCGCGGCGATGACCTCCAAGATCGGCGTGGGCAATGCCGCCTTCCACACCGGAGGTCAGGCGGGCCCCGCCGAGACCGTCTACCTCGGCGTCTTCCGCCGCGAGGCGCTGGAGCAGCAGGGCGGCTACAACGAGGAGTTCATCCGCGCCCAGGACTGGGAGCTGAACTTCCGCATCCGGGAGGCCGGAGGCGCGATCTGGTTCTCGCCCGAGCTGAAGGTCCAGTACCGCCCGCGGCCCAGCGTCAAGGCGCTGGCCAAGCAGTACAAGGACTACGGCAAGTGGCGCCATGTCGTCGCCCGCTACCACGCCGGTTCGATCAACCTGCGCTACCTCGCACCGCCGACCGCGGTGTGCGCCATCGCGGCGGGCCTGGTGATCGGCGCCGCCGTCACCCCCTGGGGCCTGGTCGTCCCGGCCGGCTATCTCGCCGCCATCACCGCGGGCTCGGTACCGGCCGGCAAGGGGCTGTCGCTCAAGGCCCGCGTCCAGATCCCGGTCGCCCTGGCCACCATGCACCTGGCCTGGGGTGCGGGCTTCCTGACCAGCCCCCGCTCACTCGCCAAGCGGGTCATCGCCAGCCGCCGCCCGGCGGTCATGACGCCGGCGGCGGAGGCCGAGTAA
- a CDS encoding LCP family protein, protein MTAPFRSPRPARRRAARPVTRRRPPGTRWGLRIGAVVSVLLLAASGVGHAVVTGVESGIGRVDAFKGMSNRPGGGDGLNFLVVGTDGRDRLTAAEKQKYHLGGAPCHCTDTLMLVHLSADRDRASVISLPRDSYAEVPAHTDAVTGRRRAEHPIKLNAAYAEGGPSLTVRTVEHMTGVHIDHYLEVDFTSFMRSVDAVGGVEICTVRPLRDSFTGLDLPVGKSRLNGGQALQYVRSRHVDGSADLGRIQRQQRFLAALIHKITSSGVLMNPIRFRDVADTMLRSVRADSGFGANDLVDLGQAMRGFTPSSSEFTSVPLGDVAQPVPGVGSTVRWDPVQAPKLFRAIREDQPITVPRDRDEPRARVVDIPPGQVQVRVDNGSDRTGLAATVAEELRASGFATTGVPGNAAHGKVPRTVIVYDPRWDRSARSLAAALPGTELRPAAGRGPVMQVTVGRSQGAVQRVRAEEPPQKPGRISAITGDEAVCP, encoded by the coding sequence GTGACCGCGCCGTTCCGCTCCCCCCGTCCGGCCCGGCGCCGGGCCGCCCGGCCTGTTACGCGCCGGCGCCCGCCGGGCACGCGCTGGGGGCTGCGGATCGGCGCCGTCGTGTCCGTGCTGCTGCTGGCGGCGAGCGGCGTCGGGCACGCCGTGGTCACCGGGGTGGAGAGCGGCATCGGCCGGGTGGACGCCTTCAAGGGCATGAGCAACCGGCCCGGAGGCGGCGACGGGCTGAACTTCCTGGTCGTCGGCACGGACGGGCGCGACCGGCTCACCGCGGCGGAGAAGCAGAAGTACCACCTGGGCGGAGCGCCCTGTCACTGCACCGACACCCTGATGCTGGTGCACCTCTCCGCCGACCGGGACCGCGCCAGCGTGATCAGCCTGCCCCGCGACTCCTACGCCGAGGTCCCCGCGCACACGGACGCCGTCACCGGCCGCCGGCGCGCCGAGCACCCCATCAAGCTGAACGCGGCCTATGCCGAGGGCGGCCCCAGCCTCACCGTGCGGACCGTCGAGCACATGACGGGGGTGCATATCGACCACTACCTGGAGGTCGACTTCACCAGCTTCATGCGCAGCGTGGACGCGGTCGGCGGGGTGGAGATCTGCACGGTACGGCCGCTGCGCGACAGCTTCACGGGGCTGGATCTGCCGGTCGGCAAGTCGCGGCTCAACGGCGGCCAGGCGCTTCAGTACGTGCGCTCGCGGCATGTCGACGGCTCCGCCGACCTCGGCCGGATACAGCGCCAGCAGCGCTTCCTGGCCGCTCTCATCCACAAGATCACCTCCTCCGGAGTGCTGATGAACCCCATCCGCTTCAGGGACGTCGCCGACACGATGCTCCGGTCCGTACGGGCCGATTCGGGCTTCGGGGCCAACGACCTGGTCGACCTCGGGCAGGCGATGCGCGGTTTCACCCCGTCGTCCTCGGAGTTCACGTCCGTGCCGCTGGGTGATGTGGCCCAGCCGGTGCCGGGCGTCGGCTCGACCGTGCGCTGGGACCCGGTGCAGGCGCCGAAGCTGTTCCGGGCGATCCGCGAGGACCAGCCGATCACGGTGCCCCGGGACCGGGACGAGCCGCGGGCCAGGGTCGTGGACATCCCGCCGGGCCAGGTCCAGGTGCGGGTCGACAACGGCAGCGACCGGACCGGCCTCGCCGCCACGGTGGCGGAGGAGCTGCGCGCCAGCGGCTTCGCCACGACCGGCGTGCCGGGCAACGCCGCCCACGGCAAGGTGCCCCGGACCGTCATCGTCTACGACCCGCGCTGGGACCGCTCGGCCCGCTCGCTGGCCGCCGCGCTGCCCGGCACGGAGCTACGGCCGGCGGCCGGGCGGGGTCCGGTGATGCAGGTGACGGTGGGCCGGAGCCAGGGGGCGGTGCAGCGGGTACGGGCCGAGGAGCCGCCGCAGAAGCCGGGCCGGATCTCGGCGATCACCGGGGACGAGGCGGTGTGCCCATGA
- a CDS encoding VanZ family protein encodes MWQVVLGVTPTTAALCLVLALAAAVALALWTALVPDSGTPRTTARALLAGWLLLFLLATLAPSQPVGSGDATVWWRPGEGLFDLGAQLEPGELAMLVRRQIANAALFVPAPLLLRFAAPRASAAGAFLLGVGLCLVIETAQLLMRAGRIADIDDVICAAAGTVIGTGLALAAQLGVAAMRRRGLPRRAVRAAP; translated from the coding sequence GTGTGGCAGGTTGTGCTGGGCGTCACGCCCACCACGGCGGCGCTCTGCCTGGTCCTGGCGCTGGCGGCGGCGGTGGCGCTCGCCCTGTGGACGGCGCTCGTCCCGGACAGCGGCACACCGCGCACCACGGCCCGTGCGCTGCTGGCCGGCTGGCTGCTGCTGTTCCTGCTGGCGACGCTCGCACCGAGCCAGCCGGTCGGCTCCGGGGACGCGACGGTGTGGTGGCGGCCCGGTGAGGGACTGTTCGACCTGGGCGCCCAGCTGGAGCCCGGGGAGCTGGCGATGCTGGTGCGGCGGCAGATCGCCAATGCCGCGCTGTTCGTGCCCGCACCGCTGCTGCTGCGGTTCGCCGCGCCGCGCGCGTCGGCCGCCGGGGCGTTCCTGCTGGGCGTGGGGCTGTGCCTGGTCATCGAGACGGCGCAGCTGCTGATGCGGGCCGGGCGGATCGCCGATATCGACGATGTGATCTGCGCGGCGGCCGGCACCGTCATCGGTACGGGGCTGGCGCTGGCAGCGCAGCTCGGGGTCGCCGCTATGCGTCGTCGAGGCCTTCCGCGGCGCGCCGTTCGCGCAGCTCCATGA
- a CDS encoding acyl-CoA thioesterase: MTELVTDNPEDEVVGKPTSVSRITLSHIMTAGDTNLLGTVHGGVIMKLVDDAAGAVAGRHSGGPAVTASMDEMAFLEPVRIGDLVHVRAQVNWTGRSSMEVGVRVLAERWNESSPAQQVGSAYLVFAAVDEQGKPRRVPPVLPETERDKRRYQEAQIRRTHRLARRRAIMELRERRAAEGLDDA; this comes from the coding sequence ATGACCGAACTCGTCACCGACAACCCCGAGGACGAGGTGGTGGGCAAGCCCACTTCCGTGTCCCGCATCACACTCAGCCACATCATGACGGCGGGTGACACGAACCTCCTGGGAACGGTGCACGGCGGCGTGATCATGAAGCTCGTCGACGACGCGGCGGGCGCGGTGGCCGGCCGCCACTCCGGCGGACCGGCCGTGACCGCCTCCATGGACGAGATGGCCTTCCTCGAACCGGTCCGGATCGGCGACCTCGTGCATGTCCGCGCCCAGGTCAACTGGACCGGGCGCTCCTCGATGGAGGTCGGCGTACGGGTCCTGGCCGAGCGCTGGAACGAGTCCAGCCCGGCCCAGCAGGTCGGCTCCGCCTACCTCGTCTTCGCCGCCGTCGACGAGCAGGGCAAGCCGCGCCGGGTGCCGCCGGTGCTCCCCGAGACCGAGCGTGACAAGCGCCGCTACCAGGAGGCGCAGATCCGCCGGACGCACCGCCTCGCCCGCCGTCGCGCGATCATGGAGCTGCGCGAACGGCGCGCCGCGGAAGGCCTCGACGACGCATAG
- a CDS encoding LCP family protein: MNEWPNGWSGDQSGNRYGYGSGSAEPEGARAMPQVRRDAGPGYQRHEPPMPASMSPRRGASVPPQQSQGYDDSYDDGYNTGQVYGGGRGGGGGHDDGYGPGRPGRPRPQWGKRIKWTVITLVAVLAVTSVATYFWADGKLRRKVDLSKVIDRPETGDGTNYLIVGSDSRAGMTAEQKRKLHTGSAEGKRTDSMMILHDGSNGPTLISLPRDSDVEIPTYIGSDSGKKYPGTGRHTKLNAAYAEDGPELLVRTIEYNTKLHIDHYVEIGFAGFANIVDAIGGVEMDLPKAIKDKDSGADFPAGKQTLNGQQALAYVRTRHAFAQQDLDRTKNQQKFLATLASQTATPATVLNPFKLYPTMSAGLDTLVVDKDMGLWSLGNMFFAMKGVTGGEGKSMNMPVSGSNGGNLVWDKTKLRQLVQQLNNDEKVTVSSN, encoded by the coding sequence ATGAATGAGTGGCCCAACGGGTGGTCCGGCGACCAGAGCGGCAACCGGTACGGATACGGCAGTGGCAGTGCCGAGCCGGAGGGTGCGCGCGCCATGCCCCAGGTGCGGCGTGACGCAGGCCCCGGCTATCAGCGGCACGAGCCTCCGATGCCGGCGTCGATGTCCCCGCGCAGGGGGGCGTCCGTACCGCCGCAGCAGTCCCAGGGCTACGACGATTCATACGACGACGGCTACAACACCGGCCAGGTCTACGGCGGTGGCCGCGGCGGCGGTGGCGGCCACGACGACGGCTACGGCCCGGGCCGCCCCGGCCGGCCGCGCCCGCAGTGGGGCAAGCGCATCAAGTGGACGGTCATCACCCTGGTCGCGGTGCTGGCGGTCACCTCGGTCGCCACCTACTTCTGGGCCGACGGCAAGCTCCGCCGCAAGGTCGACCTGAGCAAGGTCATCGACCGCCCGGAGACCGGCGACGGCACGAACTACCTGATCGTCGGCTCGGACAGCCGCGCGGGCATGACCGCCGAGCAGAAGCGCAAGCTGCACACCGGCTCCGCCGAGGGCAAGCGCACCGACTCGATGATGATCCTGCACGACGGCAGCAACGGCCCGACGCTGATATCCCTGCCGCGTGACTCGGACGTGGAGATACCCACGTACATCGGCTCGGACTCCGGCAAGAAGTACCCGGGCACCGGGCGGCACACCAAGCTCAACGCGGCCTATGCCGAGGACGGCCCGGAGCTGCTGGTGCGCACCATCGAGTACAACACCAAGCTGCACATCGACCACTACGTCGAGATCGGCTTCGCCGGCTTCGCCAACATCGTGGACGCCATCGGCGGGGTCGAGATGGACCTCCCCAAGGCGATCAAGGACAAGGACTCCGGCGCCGACTTCCCGGCCGGCAAGCAGACCCTCAACGGCCAGCAGGCGCTCGCCTACGTCCGCACCCGGCACGCCTTCGCCCAGCAGGACCTGGACCGGACGAAGAACCAGCAGAAGTTCCTGGCGACGCTGGCGAGCCAGACCGCCACCCCCGCCACGGTCCTCAACCCCTTCAAGCTCTACCCGACGATGAGCGCCGGCCTGGACACGCTCGTCGTCGACAAGGACATGGGCCTGTGGTCCCTGGGCAACATGTTCTTCGCGATGAAGGGCGTCACCGGCGGCGAGGGCAAGTCCATGAACATGCCGGTCTCCGGCAGCAACGGCGGCAACCTGGTCTGGGACAAGACCAAGCTCCGCCAGCTGGTGCAGCAGCTCAACAACGACGAGAAGGTCACGGTCAGCAGCAACTGA
- a CDS encoding acyl-CoA dehydrogenase family protein: MAGTADFDLYRPSEEHDMLRESVRSLAEAKIAPFAAAVDEEARFPQEALDALVANDLHAVHVPETYGGAGADALATVIVIEEVARVCASSSLIPAVNKLGSLPVILSGSEELKAKYLGPLAKGDAMFSYCLSEPDAGSDAAGMKTKAVRDGDHYILNGVKRWITNAGVSEYYTVMAVTDPEKRSKGISAFVVEKGDEGVSFGAPEKKLGIKGSPTREVYLDNVRIPADRMIGAEGTGFATAMKTLDHTRITIAAQALGIAQGALDYAKGYVQERKQFGKPIGDFQGVQFMLADMAMKVEAARQLTYAAAARSERISAGGKGEDLTFFGAAAKCYASDAAMEITTDAVQLLGGYGYTRDYPVERMMRDAKITQIYEGTNQVQRIVMARNLPQ; encoded by the coding sequence TTGGCGGGAACCGCTGATTTCGATCTGTACCGGCCATCCGAGGAGCACGACATGCTCCGCGAGTCGGTGCGCTCGCTCGCCGAGGCGAAGATCGCGCCGTTCGCCGCCGCGGTGGACGAGGAGGCCCGCTTCCCGCAGGAGGCGCTCGACGCGCTGGTCGCCAACGACCTGCACGCCGTCCACGTACCGGAGACCTACGGCGGGGCCGGTGCCGACGCGCTGGCGACCGTCATCGTCATCGAGGAGGTCGCCCGCGTCTGTGCGTCGTCCTCCCTCATCCCGGCGGTCAACAAGCTCGGCTCGCTGCCGGTGATCCTCTCCGGCTCCGAGGAGCTGAAGGCGAAGTACCTGGGCCCGCTGGCCAAGGGCGACGCGATGTTCTCGTACTGCCTGAGCGAGCCGGACGCCGGTTCGGACGCGGCCGGGATGAAGACCAAGGCCGTCCGCGACGGTGACCACTACATCCTCAACGGCGTCAAGCGCTGGATCACCAACGCCGGCGTCAGCGAGTACTACACGGTGATGGCCGTCACCGACCCGGAGAAGCGCTCCAAGGGCATCTCGGCCTTCGTCGTCGAGAAGGGCGACGAGGGCGTCTCCTTCGGCGCCCCGGAGAAGAAGCTCGGCATCAAGGGCTCCCCGACCCGCGAGGTCTACCTCGACAACGTCCGGATCCCCGCCGACCGCATGATCGGCGCGGAGGGCACCGGCTTCGCCACCGCCATGAAGACCCTGGACCACACCCGCATCACCATCGCGGCCCAGGCGCTCGGCATCGCCCAGGGCGCCCTGGACTACGCCAAGGGCTACGTCCAGGAGCGCAAGCAGTTCGGCAAGCCGATCGGTGACTTCCAGGGCGTGCAGTTCATGCTCGCCGACATGGCCATGAAGGTGGAGGCGGCCCGCCAGCTGACCTACGCCGCGGCCGCCCGCTCCGAGCGGATATCGGCCGGCGGCAAGGGCGAGGACCTGACGTTCTTCGGCGCGGCGGCCAAGTGCTACGCCTCGGACGCGGCCATGGAGATCACCACGGACGCCGTCCAGCTGCTCGGCGGCTACGGCTACACCCGTGACTACCCGGTCGAGCGGATGATGCGGGACGCCAAGATCACCCAGATCTACGAGGGCACCAACCAGGTCCAGCGGATCGTGATGGCGCGCAACCTGCCGCAGTAG
- a CDS encoding UDP-glucose dehydrogenase family protein: MPLKITVIGTGYLGATHAAAMAELGFEVLGLDVVPEKIEMLQRGEVPMYEPGLEDLLRRHVAGIEGSSGRLRFTTSYEEAGAFGDVHFVCVNTPQKHGEYACDMSYVDSAFDALAPHLTRPTLVVGKSTVPVGSAARLAVRLAAAAPAGEAAELAWNPEFLREGFAVKDTLHPDRIVAGVAGERAEELLREVYAKPISEGSPFIVMDYPTSELVKTSANSFLATKISFINAMAEVCEAADGDVVKLAEAIGHDDRIGKKFLRAGIGFGGGCLPKDLRAFMARAGELGADQALTFLREIDSINMRRRGHMVELTRDAVGGGFLGKRVAVLGATFKPDSDDVRDSPALNVAGQIHLQGGQVTVYDPKGMENARRLFPTLAYADTALEAVRGADVVLHLTEWREFRELDPAALGEVAAERRILDGRNALDPALWRKAGWTYRALGRPQA; encoded by the coding sequence ATGCCCCTCAAGATCACCGTGATCGGCACCGGCTACCTCGGCGCCACCCACGCCGCGGCCATGGCCGAGCTGGGCTTCGAGGTGCTGGGTCTCGACGTGGTCCCCGAGAAGATCGAGATGCTGCAGCGGGGCGAGGTCCCGATGTACGAGCCCGGTCTGGAGGATCTGCTGCGCCGCCATGTCGCCGGGATCGAGGGGTCCAGCGGCCGGCTGCGCTTCACCACCTCCTACGAGGAGGCCGGGGCCTTCGGCGATGTGCACTTCGTCTGTGTGAACACCCCGCAGAAGCACGGTGAGTACGCCTGCGACATGTCGTACGTGGACAGCGCGTTCGACGCGCTGGCACCGCATCTGACCCGGCCCACGCTGGTGGTCGGCAAGTCCACGGTGCCGGTGGGCAGCGCGGCCCGGCTCGCCGTACGGCTGGCCGCGGCCGCCCCCGCGGGCGAGGCCGCCGAGCTGGCCTGGAACCCGGAGTTCCTGCGCGAGGGCTTCGCCGTCAAGGACACCCTGCACCCCGACCGGATCGTCGCCGGTGTGGCCGGGGAGCGGGCCGAGGAACTGCTGCGGGAGGTGTACGCCAAGCCGATCTCCGAGGGCTCGCCGTTCATCGTCATGGACTACCCGACGTCCGAGCTGGTGAAGACCTCCGCCAACTCCTTCCTGGCGACCAAGATCTCCTTCATCAACGCGATGGCGGAGGTCTGCGAGGCGGCCGACGGCGATGTGGTGAAGCTGGCCGAGGCCATCGGGCACGACGACCGGATCGGCAAGAAGTTCCTCCGGGCCGGTATCGGCTTCGGCGGCGGCTGCCTGCCCAAGGACCTGCGGGCGTTCATGGCCCGCGCCGGGGAGCTGGGCGCCGACCAGGCCCTGACCTTCCTCCGCGAGATCGACTCCATCAACATGCGGCGCCGCGGCCACATGGTCGAGCTGACCCGGGACGCGGTCGGCGGCGGCTTCCTCGGCAAGCGGGTCGCCGTACTGGGCGCGACCTTCAAGCCGGACTCGGACGACGTCCGCGACTCCCCCGCGCTCAATGTCGCCGGCCAGATCCACCTCCAGGGCGGCCAGGTCACCGTCTACGACCCCAAGGGCATGGAGAACGCCCGGCGGCTCTTCCCGACGCTGGCGTACGCGGACACCGCGCTGGAGGCGGTGCGCGGCGCGGATGTGGTGCTGCATCTGACGGAGTGGCGCGAGTTCCGGGAGCTGGACCCGGCGGCCCTGGGCGAGGTGGCCGCCGAGCGCCGCATCCTGGACGGCCGGAACGCCCTGGACCCGGCGCTGTGGCGCAAGGCCGGCTGGACGTACCGCGCACTGGGCCGCCCCCAGGCGTAA
- a CDS encoding CGNR zinc finger domain-containing protein encodes MASRTAPDSLRCVQDLVNTLDIETGADALSADGGPGALLRAYGVSEPGPGEGELETLQALREALREVCLAHTAGTGVPEGTARTLERLFAAAPLVLAVRPEGGAALRPAPGLGGAGQFTAKVAAGIAAAVADGTWTRLKACEAHDCRWVFYDRSPAGRSRWCTMAVCGSRAKMRTYRARRAESG; translated from the coding sequence GTGGCATCCCGAACAGCTCCGGATTCCCTGCGGTGTGTGCAGGATCTGGTGAACACCCTCGACATCGAGACCGGTGCGGACGCGCTGAGCGCGGACGGCGGCCCCGGCGCCCTTCTGCGTGCGTACGGGGTGTCCGAACCCGGGCCGGGCGAAGGGGAGTTGGAGACGCTTCAGGCGCTGCGGGAGGCGCTCCGGGAGGTGTGTCTGGCGCATACCGCCGGCACCGGCGTACCGGAGGGGACGGCCCGGACGCTGGAGCGGCTGTTCGCCGCCGCGCCGCTGGTGCTGGCGGTGCGTCCCGAGGGGGGCGCCGCGCTGCGGCCGGCCCCGGGGCTCGGTGGCGCCGGGCAGTTCACCGCCAAGGTCGCGGCGGGCATCGCGGCCGCGGTCGCGGACGGCACCTGGACGCGGCTCAAGGCCTGTGAGGCCCATGACTGCCGCTGGGTCTTCTACGACCGGAGCCCGGCCGGCCGCAGCCGCTGGTGCACCATGGCGGTCTGCGGCAGCCGGGCGAAGATGCGGACCTACCGCGCCCGGCGCGCGGAGTCCGGATAG
- a CDS encoding VOC family protein, whose protein sequence is MGLIKLGVVAVDCPDARGLANFYAQVLDWQVTGGDDEWIEIAGPTGRTLAFQQVPEADYRPPQWPGQEMPQQFHLDFDVRRADIDEAERKVLALGAKRVQGDAEGRDWRVYLDPAGHPFCLCLK, encoded by the coding sequence ATGGGTTTGATCAAACTAGGCGTCGTCGCAGTGGACTGCCCCGACGCCCGGGGGCTCGCCAACTTCTACGCCCAGGTGCTCGACTGGCAGGTGACCGGGGGCGACGACGAGTGGATCGAAATCGCCGGCCCCACCGGCCGCACCCTCGCCTTCCAGCAGGTGCCGGAGGCGGACTACCGTCCGCCGCAGTGGCCCGGCCAGGAGATGCCGCAGCAGTTCCATCTCGACTTCGACGTCCGCCGCGCGGACATCGACGAGGCCGAGCGCAAGGTGCTCGCCCTCGGGGCGAAGCGAGTCCAGGGGGACGCGGAGGGTCGCGACTGGCGGGTGTATCTGGACCCGGCGGGTCACCCGTTCTGCCTTTGCCTCAAGTAG
- a CDS encoding dipeptidase codes for MSSSQEAARDLLARWPVVDGHNDLPWALREQVSYDLDQRDIATDQSAHLHTDLPRLRAGGVGAQFWSVYVRSDYAGDKAVTATLEQIDVVRQLVARYPDALRLARTADDMEAARAEGRIASLMGAEGGHSINNSLGTLRALYELGVRYMTLTHNDTIDWADSATDEPRHHGLSPFGEEVVREMNRCGMLVDLSHVSADTMRDALRVSTAPVIFSHSSARAVCDHPRNIPDDVLAQLPANGGVAMATFVPKFVLPAAGEWTLRADENMRAHGLHHLDTTAAGMTVQRAFEAANPRPKATAATVADHLDHMREVAGVDHLGIGGDFDGTAFTPDGLADVAGYPNLIAELLDRKWSEEDLAKLTWRNAVRVLRAAEAVAFG; via the coding sequence GTGAGCTCCTCCCAGGAGGCGGCACGGGACCTGCTCGCCCGCTGGCCCGTCGTCGACGGTCACAACGACCTGCCCTGGGCACTGCGCGAACAGGTCAGCTACGACCTCGACCAGCGCGATATCGCCACCGACCAGTCCGCGCATCTGCACACCGATCTGCCGCGGCTGCGGGCCGGCGGCGTCGGCGCACAGTTCTGGTCGGTCTACGTCCGCTCCGACTACGCGGGCGACAAGGCCGTCACCGCCACCCTCGAACAGATCGACGTGGTCCGGCAGCTGGTCGCCCGCTACCCCGACGCGCTGCGGCTCGCCCGCACCGCCGACGACATGGAGGCGGCCCGCGCGGAAGGCCGGATCGCCTCCCTCATGGGCGCCGAGGGCGGCCACTCCATCAACAACTCGCTGGGCACCCTGCGCGCGCTCTACGAGCTGGGCGTGCGCTACATGACGCTCACCCACAACGACACCATCGACTGGGCGGACTCCGCGACCGACGAGCCGCGCCACCACGGTCTCTCGCCCTTCGGCGAGGAGGTCGTCCGGGAGATGAACCGCTGCGGGATGCTGGTCGACCTCTCGCACGTCTCGGCCGACACGATGCGGGACGCGCTGCGCGTCAGCACCGCGCCGGTGATCTTCTCGCACTCCTCCGCGCGTGCGGTCTGCGACCATCCGCGCAACATCCCCGACGACGTGCTCGCCCAGCTGCCCGCCAACGGCGGGGTCGCGATGGCCACCTTCGTGCCGAAGTTCGTGCTGCCCGCGGCCGGCGAGTGGACGCTGCGCGCCGACGAGAACATGCGCGCGCACGGGCTGCATCACCTCGACACCACCGCGGCGGGCATGACCGTCCAGCGGGCCTTCGAGGCGGCCAATCCCCGCCCGAAGGCCACCGCGGCGACCGTCGCGGACCACCTCGACCACATGCGGGAGGTCGCCGGCGTCGACCACCTCGGCATCGGCGGCGACTTCGACGGCACGGCGTTCACGCCGGACGGCCTGGCGGATGTCGCGGGCTACCCGAACTTGATCGCCGAACTCTTGGACCGTAAGTGGTCCGAGGAGGACTTGGCCAAGCTGACTTGGCGCAACGCGGTGCGGGTGCTGCGGGCGGCGGAAGCGGTAGCCTTCGGCTGA
- the purE gene encoding 5-(carboxyamino)imidazole ribonucleotide mutase — MTSSPSPETRPADPSPVVGIVMGSDSDWPVMEAAAQALAEFEIPYEVDVVSAHRMPREMIAYGEEAAERGLKAIIAGAGGAAHLPGMLASVTPLPVIGVPVPLKYLDGMDSLLSIVQMPAGVPVATVSVGGARNAGLLAARILATQDAELMGRMREFQQELNDQATEKGKRLRSKVTTPNGFGFGGAK, encoded by the coding sequence ATGACCTCCAGCCCCTCGCCCGAGACCCGCCCCGCCGACCCGTCCCCCGTGGTCGGCATCGTCATGGGCTCCGACTCCGACTGGCCCGTCATGGAGGCCGCCGCCCAGGCCCTCGCCGAGTTCGAGATCCCCTACGAGGTCGATGTCGTCTCCGCGCACCGGATGCCGCGCGAGATGATCGCGTACGGCGAGGAGGCGGCCGAGCGCGGCCTGAAGGCGATCATCGCGGGCGCCGGGGGCGCGGCCCACCTCCCCGGGATGCTCGCCTCGGTCACCCCGCTGCCGGTCATCGGCGTCCCCGTCCCGCTGAAGTACCTGGACGGCATGGACTCCCTCCTCTCCATCGTCCAGATGCCGGCCGGCGTGCCGGTGGCCACCGTCTCGGTCGGCGGAGCCCGTAACGCCGGGCTGCTGGCCGCCCGGATCCTCGCCACCCAGGACGCCGAACTCATGGGCCGGATGCGGGAGTTCCAGCAGGAGCTGAACGACCAGGCCACCGAGAAGGGCAAGCGGCTGCGCAGCAAGGTCACCACCCCGAACGGGTTCGGCTTCGGCGGCGCCAAGTGA